The Nitrospira sp. SG-bin1 DNA segment CAGGCTGCAGACCGCTGGGCGAAGCCAGAACGTATTCGCCGTTGGAAGTTCTCCCGGTGCCGCATGCTCCACAAGCGGCGATTCTTGCGCCACCGGTCCCTGGCATTGCGCCTGCTGACCGTCCGCTGGAGCTCCAAAGGAGGAAACCACCGCCCTTTTCCGAGGTTTCTCAGCCGATCCCTCTCTTGAGCGTTGGCCAAGACAAGGTCGGCTCTATTACCGGTTCCTGGACCGGATTTGTGGCGCACCTCATAGTCGGGTACAAAGCCGACGGAAAGGGACCTGAAATCCTTGGCGATTCGAACCTGTTGCCCACGGCCCTGCACTCATTTCATACCGCAGTCGCAGTGGCTACGGGGGCGGTAGGATACGATCCTGGATATCTGACGGTGCGCATCCTGGTTCCGTCTCGACTGAATGGGCCCAGCGCGGGAGGGATGTTTGCGGTGGGCATCGCCGCAGCCTTGCTCGGCGATCCGATCCGCCGGGATGTCTGCATGTCCGGGACGATCGAGCCGGACGCGGAGATTCAAGCCGTGGGGAGGCTCGTGGACAAGATGAATGCCTGTCGGGACCTTCGAAAAACCACCATGATCGTGCCGGATGGATCGGACAACAGCCACCTCAATTTCACCGGAGCCGAGCGAGCCATTCAGGTGATTCAAGTGCATACACTCGCGGAGGCGTACAGCGCCGCGACTGGTCAAGTCTTGCGTCAAGTTCCTCACAATTAGCCAGGAGGTTCCTGGTGCAGAATCACGATTCAAGGAAAGAGCCCACCATGACGGAAATGATGATGAAGTTGGCAGGGGTGCTGATGTTGACTTTCGTCTTGTTTGTGTCCACCGCTTGGCCGGCCGAGCCTGTCACAATCAATTCGTTGTTCACTTATCCGGAAGTGTACAGGATGAAAGTCGTGCAGGTGGAAGGCACGGTGCGGAACTACCACATGAATCACTTTATCGGTCACAATACGAAGCTCGAGAAGTGCATCCAGCATTTCATGGTTGATGACGGCACCGGAACGATTCAGGCCAGTTATGCAACACTCTGTGGAAGTGGAGTGAATCCCGTCATGCTTCAAGACGGGGATCGCATCACAATCGAGGGGCACTATTTGGGAACATTGGATGTGAGATCGGTGAGGAAACACTGAGTGCGGGGTCTTCTGACGATTCGGGATTGAGTATCAGGAATTCACTTACTTCTTCCGAAATCCAAAAAATGCTCCGGCGCCGGCGGCGCCGGCCGCCGGCAGGTATCCCGTCAGCACATCTTTGAAGCCCTGTGCTTTGCCTCGCGCCCAATCGAGCGTGCGAGTGACATCCGCCTGAATCAAGGTCATATCTAGATGGATCCAACCGGTGGTCTTGAGGACGGCGATAATCACCAGCAATGAGGCGGCGACCAACACGGCGAGCTTCACGGTTTTCCGGACCGCCCATCCGAGCAAGAACCCCCCGAGGAAGCTGGCTCCCCCGCGGGCCAGCGCCGGCGACATCATATCGGTGAGCCAGGCGCCGATTCCGGCGACGGTGGTCGCGCTGGCGGCGAGAAACGATTTGGCGGCCCAAGGCGGATCGGACGCGAGCGTGCCCAGCGTCTTTGCCAAAAATCCGGTCTGAGGTCGAGGGGGTACGTTGGTCATAGTCGATTGGTGTCGAACGTGTTGCAGGCAGACGGATCACCGGACTCGAAGCCACGTTTGAGCCACGTCATCCGCTGTTCGGAAGATCCGTGGGTCCAGCTTTCCGGTTGAACTTGACCACGCGACATCTTCTGCAAGCGATCATCTCCGATGGCGGCCGCCGCGCGCAAGCCTTCCTCGAAATCGCCGGGCTCGATCAAGTTTCGCTCATGCTTGGCATGGTGACCCCAGACGCCGGCGTAGCAATCGGCTTGGAGTTCCATCCGGACTGAGAGCGCGTTTCCTTCCGCCTCGGACACTTGTCGTTGGAGGCGGTGCACCTTTTCCGCGACGCCGAGGAGATTTTGCACGTGATGGCCGACTTCGTGAGCGATGACGTAGGCCTGTGCGAAGTCTCCCGCCGCACCAAGACGATGCGCCATTTCATCGAAGAAGGCAAGATCCAAATAGACCCGATGGTCGCCGGGACAATAGAATGGACCCACGGCCGACGATGTGGTGCCGCATGCCGACTGCACGGCCCCGGAAAAGAGAACCATCCGTGGATCCTGGTACCGCGGACCGAGGAGATTGCGCCAGGTGGTTTCAGTGTCCGCCAAGACGATGGAGGCGAACCTGCCGAGTTGGTCTTTCGGGGCGCCGACCGAACCTGGCTCCGATGGGGCCGACGGAGCCATTGTATCGGTCATGCTTTGGACACCGGTGAGGAGATTCAGGACGGTTACGGGATTGACGCCCGTGAAGTAACTGACGGCGAGTGCCAGCACGATGGTACCGATACCGAGGCCGCCTCTCCTTCCGATGCGGGCCGGACCCATGCCGCGACGATCTTCAACGTTGTCGCTTTCGCGTTGGTCTTCGATACGCATAGCCGCGCTCCCTTATGCTCTTCACGATCAGTCCGATTCCTTTTCCATCGACTGAATGAATTTGTCGGCCTCGGCGATGGATCGGTTCATGTCCTTCACCAACTGATCGACCTGTGCGTCGACTTTCAAGAGTTCACCTTTGATGGCGGCGAGCGCCCGCGCGTTCAAGTTGTGTTTCAGGTACAGCACCTGATCGCGTAACGGTTTGAGAACCGGTTCAATCCGCTGTTCGGCCCGTTTCATGGCCGCGAGCATATCGCGGTAGCGGCTTTTGGTCTGAGTGAGTTTGGCTTGGCTCTTCCGGCGCAGGTCGGCGCTCGAATATTGACCGAGTTCTTCTTCCCACTCCGAAAAGAGCGCGTCGGCCACGCTTTCGACGTCGGCAATTTTCTTTCGAACCGCTGCGGCACTGTCCTCGCTGGTTTCCAGCTCACCGTTCAACTTCTTATAGGTGGCCTCGAGGTCTCCGCCTTCATAGGAGACGACCTTGCCGAATTGTTCCAGCGTGCTCTGAATGTCTTTCTTCGCGTCTTCCTGTGCGTCCCGCGCCGATTTGACGCGGGTGCTCAAGATGTCGCGTTTGGCATAGCCCATTTTCTCCATGGTGGCCAAGTAGGCTTTATCACAGGAGACAAGACCGAATGGCATGACCAGCAGCATGACTGTCAGCAGGACTCTCAACATGATCACCTCTTGGACCGGATGTATGGTGGAGAGACGGTACCTCTGAAACACCACC contains these protein-coding regions:
- a CDS encoding DNA repair protein; this encodes MLRVLLTVMLLVMPFGLVSCDKAYLATMEKMGYAKRDILSTRVKSARDAQEDAKKDIQSTLEQFGKVVSYEGGDLEATYKKLNGELETSEDSAAAVRKKIADVESVADALFSEWEEELGQYSSADLRRKSQAKLTQTKSRYRDMLAAMKRAEQRIEPVLKPLRDQVLYLKHNLNARALAAIKGELLKVDAQVDQLVKDMNRSIAEADKFIQSMEKESD
- a CDS encoding flagellar biosynthesis protein FlgM, yielding MRIEDQRESDNVEDRRGMGPARIGRRGGLGIGTIVLALAVSYFTGVNPVTVLNLLTGVQSMTDTMAPSAPSEPGSVGAPKDQLGRFASIVLADTETTWRNLLGPRYQDPRMVLFSGAVQSACGTTSSAVGPFYCPGDHRVYLDLAFFDEMAHRLGAAGDFAQAYVIAHEVGHHVQNLLGVAEKVHRLQRQVSEAEGNALSVRMELQADCYAGVWGHHAKHERNLIEPGDFEEGLRAAAAIGDDRLQKMSRGQVQPESWTHGSSEQRMTWLKRGFESGDPSACNTFDTNRL